The region CGGCCTTGTAACCGAGGCGGCGCAGGGCTTCGGGCACGGTGCGATTGACGATCTTGAGCAAGCCGCCGCCGGCGAGCAGTTTGTATTTCACGAGCGCGATGTCGGGCTCGACGCCGGTGGTATCGCAATCCATCAGGAACGCGATAGTGCCGGTGGGCGCGAGGACGGTGACCTGGGCATTGCGGTAGCCGAATTTCTGGCCGCGGGCGAGCGCGCGGTCCCAGCAGTGGCGCGCCTCGGTTTTCAAGTAATGGAATTCCTGGCTGGGCTGGATGTTCTCGACAGCTTCGCGATGCTGTTTGATGACGTTGAGCATCGGCTGGATGTTGTCTTTCGCGATGGGTTTCGCGACGTGCGCGCAACTGGCGTCGGCATAGCCTTTGAATGCGCCCATCGCCCCGGCGATTTCAGCGGACTGCTCGTAGGCGTGGCCGGTCATGACCGAAGTGATGGCACCGGCGAGGGCGCGGCCTTCGTTGGAATCATAGGGAAAACCGTAGCTCATGATGAGCGAGCCGAGGTTCGCGTAGCCGAGGCCGAGCGTGCGGAAGATGTGGGAGTTCTCGGCGATTTCCTTAGTCGGATAGCTGGCGTTGTCCACGACAATTTCCTGAGCGGTGATGAAAATGCGCACGGCAGCTTTGAAACGCTCGACGTCAAACATGCCGTCTTCGCGTTTGAACTTCATGAGGTTCAGCGACGCGAGATTGCAGGCGGTGTTGTCGAGGAACACGTATTCGGAGCAGGGATTCGTGGAGTGAATCGGCTCGGTGCTCTTGCAGGTGTGCCATTTCTGGATGGCGCCGTCGTATTGAAGGCCGGGGTCGCCGCAAATCCAAGTGCCTTCGGCGATTTTGTTGAGGAGGGTGTTGGCGTCTTTTTTCTCGAGCGGTTTGCCGCTGGTGACGGCTTTCGTCCACCATTCCTTGCCGGTCTCGGCGGCGGTCATGAATTCATCGCTGACGCGGACGGAGAGATTTTCATTCTGGTACATGACACTGCCATAGGCGTCGCCATTATAAGAACCGTCGTAACCCTGTTCGATGAGCGCCCAGGCTTTCTTTTCTTCCTTCTGCTTGGCGTCAATGAATTCCTCGATGTCGCCGTGCCAATCGCGGATGGTATTCATCTTGGCGGCGCGACGGGTCTTACCACCGGACTTCACGACGTTTGCGACCTGGTCATAGACTTTGAGGAACGAGAGCGGGCCGCTGGGGCGGCCGCCGCCGCTGAGTTTTTCGCGGCTCGAACGCAAGGGCGTGAGGTCGGTGCCGGTGCCGGAACCATATTTGAAGAGCATGGCTTCGCTGTAGGCGAGGTGCATGATGTCTTCCATGTTGTCCTTGACGGACTGGATGAAACAGGCGCTGCCCTGGGGATATTCGTATTGAGTGGAGGCGCGCTCGGCTTCGCCAGTCTGGCGGTTGTAGAACCAATTACCGCGGCCGGATTTTTTGCCGACATCGTATTGATGATGGAGGCCGACGTTGAACCAGACGGGCGAGTTGAACGCGCCATATTGGTTAAGGCAAAGCCAGACGAGTTCGTCGTAATAAATTTCGCCGTCGGCCTTGGTGAAATAACCATCGGCGACACCCCAATCGGCCATTGTGCGGCAGATGCGGTGAATGAGTTGGCGGACGGAAGTCTCGCGCTCGGAGGTGTTGAGTTCGCCGTAAAAATATTTGGAGACGACGACTTTGGTGGCGAGGACGGACCAGTTCTTGGGGACTTCGACGTCGGTCTGGCGGAAGATGACCTTGCCAGCGTCATCGGTGATTTCGGCGGTGCGCTTTTCCCATTGCACCTGGTCGAAGGGCTTTATTTTGGCGTCGCTGAAGATCCGCTGGACTGGCAGGGATTTTTTGGAGGCGGCGGCGGATTTGACGGAACGACCGGCGGGGGCGCCGTGAGCGGGACGGCGGGATTTGCGCGCCGCGCGTGAGGACAGGACTTGATCATGCGTGTCTATCATCGGTTTACCTTTCGAGCAGAATTTAGTGCTAACTTTTTAGATCCAGACGCCCGGGCATTTCATGAAGACAACGGGGGCGATAAAACTCTTAAAAATAGGCCAATTTCAGGGCTTTTTTGCGCTTTTATCAGATCAAAAAACCCCTTTACGTTGGGGATGTCGAAAAAATACCACTACCCCTAGTGGTTACCAAGTAATTTTTTCAAAAAAGTTACGCTAACGATATTCCCCAATAAAAATGGGTGAAAATGGCTGGGGGAAAAGAGGTTTTGGGAGTTGTTCGCAGGGAGGCAAAATGGCTTGTGAATAAGTTTGGGGAAAGGACGTTAGGAAAGCCGTTTTAAACGCGGAGAGGGAATATGGGGAGGGTGAACGTGCTCGCGAGTCCCAATTATTCGCCGATCATTTATTTCACCGCTGCGGTGACATTGAGATTGGGGGCGAGGGTATGAAGAGTGTGGATTATCATGATGCGACGCGGGCGGTTGGTGGGATCGTTGGGATTAGGCATGGTGCGCAGCATTTCCAAGAGAACGGGCACGGCGTTTGAAGCCTGGGCCTTGTGGGTGTCGAGGAAGGCCATTGAAAAGGGAAAAAATTCTGGATCCATGTGAGGCAAAATCTGGACGAACTGCGGCATATAATGTTCGGGGTCATCGTTCAAATCGCTTAGAGAAATTACGATCATCGTGCGGAAGAAGGTGTTCGTCCGGATAAGTTGCTGTTCGAGGAGCGGGATGATGACTTGGGCGTTGGTTTCCATTTTTGACAGCGTCCGTGCGGCGACGGCGGCGGCGAATGCATCGTCGTTAGTCAGGACGGCCAAGAGCGGAGGGATTGCCTCGGGTGCAAGATACGGCAGCGCTTCATAAGCCACTTCCTGTATTCCGCTGGGCGCATCTTTTGGATGATGTTCGTCTTTGAGCATTTCGACGAGGGATTGGACAACGATTTTTTTGCTTGCAGGATCGAACTCGGCGAATGCCTTCTCCGCGGTCTCGCGGCGGTTCAGCCGCTCAGACGAGTTATCGTCCGAGAAGACGTGATGCGTTCGGAGCCAATCAATGGCCGCTGATTTTACACGGTCGAATGAGGTGACTGGCTTTTGGTTGGCGGACTTGCGCACCCAGCTTAGCAACATAGGAATGTGATTGGTGCCGAGTTGCCGCACAACGGCGCGGGAATATTCTTCTTGTTGAGGCAAATCCATCTTCTGTACCCATTCAGTGAGAGTGTAGGCTTCAAAAGATGGTTCCGCCTCGTAACGGATTGCGAAGGTTATGGCGCTGAGCAGGCAGAGGACAAAGAGGAGGACAATCAAACGAGCATGGGGATGCCGTTGCGCGCGACGTTTGTTCAAAGAATCTTCCGCCATGGATAGGTATGGGATAACAGGAAATGGCGGAAGGGAACAGCCGGGAAATTCGATTTATTTTACGGCTGCGTTGATGTCCATTTCCGGCGCGATGGCATGGATGGTATCCACGAGTTGGGCGTGATTGGTTGTGCTGGCGGTATCGGGAGGAGTGTGTTTTAAAATATTTACAAGTTCTGGAATTGCCGGACGTGCCAGTTCTTTGTGGCGGACTAGAAAATCCAGAGTCCAATCCAGGTAATCTGGTTTTATTTCCGGCAAAGCTCGAATGAAAACTGGAACAAATTTTTCTGGAGGGCCACCGATTTTATCGAGTGCCTCAACAGCGCAGATCCTGACGCTGGAATCTTTATTCCGAAGGTTGGCTTCAAGACTCGGAATGGCGGCCTGAACATTGGTACCGATATGTCCACTCAACACGTATTCCGCATCAGCAACTATGGCGTTGTTCTGATTCGTTAGCAAATCAACCAGTGAGTTGATTGATTCGGGTGCAAGTTCGGACAAAACGGAGATTGCGTTGGCGACGGGCCAGTCAATGTTTGTTTCCTGGCTCTTCGCTTGAACCATTTCAACAAATATTTTGACCATTTGTTTTTTATTGGCAGGGTCAAATTCGCTGAAAGTCCATTCGGCAGTGATAACATGTCCGACATGAGAATATGGGTTTTCAATTAAATGATGCACGGTGAGCCAATACTCAATTTCCCATCGTAATTCCCATGTGTAATTATTAAAAGGCGGTGCGGGAGGTGGACTTTCGCGTATCCAAGCCAATAACATCGGAATCGAATTTGTTCCCAACTGCCGGGTGATCGCGCGGGCGTGTTCCTTTTCCGGTCCTGACCGTGCCGTGCGAATTTGCCAAACCCATTCGGACAAGGTGCGGCCCTCAAAGGAGGGCTCTTTTGGCGTCAGGCTGTGAATGGCGATGGCGATGGTCACGCAGATGACGGGCAGAAGTATCAGCGAGAGGCGCTGGCGCTTTTTCATTTTACCGACCGGCGGATCAGGATGCGCGTCGTCTCGAGCGTCACTGGCTGCCAGCCGTCTTTGGAGACGTGATTGAGCGCCCAGACCATCGAGGCTTCCTGATTGTAATCGGACGCGTTCAGGCCGGACGTGAAGGCCCGCACCGATTGAACGCCGGTCGGCAGGACGAATTGGATTTTGTCGGGCGTATCGTATCGGATGATGCCGTATTCGTAGGTTGGAGTGGTGGCGTAGGAACGCTCCTGGGCATCGCTGGTCCGGGTGAAGTAAATGCCAGCCAAGGCCGCGATGATGATAAATGCTAAGAGAAGTTTTTTCATAATGGTTGCTTAAATGGACGTCCTCGCGACAAGAGGTATTCGGTTTTAGGGGGAATTGCAAGCGTGTGATTGGGGGCAATTTTGAACCGCGGAGGCACGGAGGCGCGGAGGTGGGAGGGAATGATAGGTAACAACCATCGGCATTTATTTTTGTTCGCCGAGGTGGATGATTCCGCGTAGCGTTCATGGCGCAACGAATCATGAATCGCAAACTCAGCCCAGCGTGGACGCTCGCCATTCTTACCGGGCTGAATCTTTTTAATTATCTCGACCGCTACGTGCTCTCGGCGGTGCTGGCGCCGTTGCAAAAGGATTTGCACATCAATGACGGCGACGCGGGGCGGATCATGACGGCGTTCATGATCGGATATTTCGTGACGTCGCCATTTTTTGGTTATCTCGGCGACCGGTTTCCGCGCAAGTGGCTGATCGCGGGCGGGATTTTTGTCTGGAGCATTGGGACGGTGTTGACGGGATTCGCGGCGACGTTTGGGGTGTTGCTGGGTTATCGCGTGCTGGTCGGCCTGGGCGAGGCGAGTTATGCGACGATCAGTCCGAGTTTGATTTCGGACAATTACGAAACGAAACGCCGCAATAATGCGCTGACAATTTTTTATGTGGCGATTCCCGTGGGCGCGGCGCTGGGAAGCATCATC is a window of Verrucomicrobiia bacterium DNA encoding:
- a CDS encoding vitamin B12-dependent ribonucleotide reductase; protein product: MIDTHDQVLSSRAARKSRRPAHGAPAGRSVKSAAASKKSLPVQRIFSDAKIKPFDQVQWEKRTAEITDDAGKVIFRQTDVEVPKNWSVLATKVVVSKYFYGELNTSERETSVRQLIHRICRTMADWGVADGYFTKADGEIYYDELVWLCLNQYGAFNSPVWFNVGLHHQYDVGKKSGRGNWFYNRQTGEAERASTQYEYPQGSACFIQSVKDNMEDIMHLAYSEAMLFKYGSGTGTDLTPLRSSREKLSGGGRPSGPLSFLKVYDQVANVVKSGGKTRRAAKMNTIRDWHGDIEEFIDAKQKEEKKAWALIEQGYDGSYNGDAYGSVMYQNENLSVRVSDEFMTAAETGKEWWTKAVTSGKPLEKKDANTLLNKIAEGTWICGDPGLQYDGAIQKWHTCKSTEPIHSTNPCSEYVFLDNTACNLASLNLMKFKREDGMFDVERFKAAVRIFITAQEIVVDNASYPTKEIAENSHIFRTLGLGYANLGSLIMSYGFPYDSNEGRALAGAITSVMTGHAYEQSAEIAGAMGAFKGYADASCAHVAKPIAKDNIQPMLNVIKQHREAVENIQPSQEFHYLKTEARHCWDRALARGQKFGYRNAQVTVLAPTGTIAFLMDCDTTGVEPDIALVKYKLLAGGGLLKIVNRTVPEALRRLGYKAVDIDKIIAHIEKYDTIEDVNDNGQIVCSGLRAEHLDVFDCAFKAYQGKRSIGYMAHLKMMAAAQPFISGAISKTVNLPHECSVGDIRDAYVQAWKMGLKCVAIYRDGSKRSQPLNTKRTTEGGDKAPTAEGNSSRIKELEDQIAKFREEVGQPLRRRLPDTRTAVTHKFDIAGHEGYLTVGLFEDGTPGELFITMAKEGSTIGGLMDSIGTLTSMAFQYGVPLEALVRKFAHQRFEPSGFTKNPEVRNAASITDYVFRWMAFQFISGYREAHTINRNQPELAMPGLLEEVKKQINRPVPELAISEDTDTVEVPLTNGGNGNGNGNSHKPSAKKVIATLSDAIDHFQKDAPTCPSCGHMAVRNGACYKCLNCGESLGCS